A window from Citrus sinensis cultivar Valencia sweet orange chromosome 3, DVS_A1.0, whole genome shotgun sequence encodes these proteins:
- the LOC127901374 gene encoding probable disease resistance protein At5g66910: protein MTVAIKESKSRCSNFRDALNSLENTISLLSPSIKEMDRLNQELEDFNKREEIIRLFLQQLKKGEALVSKCSSIRRWNLYKKRKYEKRLRNMESSLRELSGVLQVGQALDTQRLQRIAFVMPSRWVAAA from the coding sequence ATGACGGTGGCCATTAAAGAATCAAAGTCAAGGTGCAGCAACTTCAGAGACGCCCTAAACAGCCTTGAAAACACCATCAGCTTGTTAAGTCCTTCGATCAAAGAAATGGATAGGTTAAATCAAGAGCTGGAGGACTttaataaaagagaagagatcATTCGTTTGTTTCTTCAACAGCTGAAGAAAGGGGAAGCTCTGGTTTCAAAGTGCTCAAGCATCCGTCGCTGGAACTTGTACAAGAAGAGGAAATACGAAAAAAGGCTTCGGAATATGGAATCTTCTCTTCGTGAGCTTTCCGGAGTGCTCCAGGTTGGACAAGCGCTTGATACCCAGCGCCTTCAACGTATAGCTTTTGTTATGCCCAGCCGATGGGTTGCCGCAGCCTAG